From one Anabas testudineus chromosome 18, fAnaTes1.2, whole genome shotgun sequence genomic stretch:
- the vax2 gene encoding ventral anterior homeobox 2, which translates to MFDQATTMGDGNHRCGPNPLCPDRMETKCRAEIGSRSPVQSSTDTPGTSASTPTSSSEDGHDKLLGVDPDYCRRILVRDAKGTIREIVLPKGLDLDRPKRTRTSFTAEQLYRLELEFQRCQYVVGRERTELARQLNLSETQVRPRPLVTPEYFNSSTKCHLT; encoded by the exons ATGTTCGATCAGGCCACGACTATGGGCGATGGGAACCACCGCTGTGGACCCAACCCTCTGTGTCCGGACCGGATGGAGACAAAGTGCCGAGCCGAGATAGGGAGCCGGTCCCCGGTTCAGAGCTCCACCGACACCCCGGGGACATCAGCGTCCACCCCGACGTCCTCCAGCGAAGACGGGCACGACAAACTTTTGGGAGTGGACCCTGACTACTGTCGGAGGATATTAGTGAGGG ACGCCAAAGGTACCATCCGGGAGATCGTCCTGCCCAAAGGCCTGGACCTGGACCGGCCCAAGCGCACCCGGACCTCCTTCACGGCCGAGCAGCTGTACCGGCTGGAGCTGGAGTTCCAGCGGTGCCAGTACGTGGTGGGCCGGGAGCGCACGGAGCTGGCCCGGCAGCTGAACCTGTCCGAGACACAGGTAAGACCGAGACCCCTGGTGACTCCGGAATATTTTAACTCTTCCACCAAATGTCATTTAACTTGA